One genomic segment of Bdellovibrionales bacterium includes these proteins:
- a CDS encoding APC family permease: MNGGTYTLLLNTTSKKVAAAGACLTILSYIATAVISANEAIHYLKSIIPGLPVGACTILLLLFFAILTIYGVGESAKVALGIFMVHMATITILILFGLWSFITQFSTTFDNLTHSMPGDPWYFALGKGYLVALLGISGFESSANYIEEQRPGVFDKTLKNMWLAVTVINPLICILALGVLPMSAIISDKTNLLARLGADSGSTWFGYWVGINAFLVLSGAVLTSFVGVTGLAKRMALDRCLPFVLLNENERRKTNHWIILGFFAICGSIFAMTSGNIDSLAGVYTLSFLSVMFLFAVGNALLKVRRAKLPRSTRAHWGAVIVGAGLVFLGLVGNFFLNVEGARIFLIYYAVTFGVVLLILMRTTILKFLLNAIQHSVGLLPGTKQILSKSLQKIVDHINSIQTVYYTKGDNLSTLNRAAQYVLLNEQSKRLKIVHVYSEKKKIPPSIWYQARVIDEIYPNLRIDLVLVKGIFSPELVDALSKRFGIQKNQMFIGTPGGNFPHKIESLGGVRVVI, from the coding sequence ATGAATGGTGGCACTTACACATTGTTGCTCAACACAACTTCAAAGAAAGTCGCAGCGGCCGGAGCATGCCTGACTATTTTGTCATATATAGCAACCGCTGTGATTAGTGCCAATGAAGCTATTCACTATCTCAAGTCAATAATTCCCGGTCTACCTGTAGGGGCTTGCACGATTTTGCTTCTGTTGTTCTTTGCGATTCTAACCATTTACGGAGTTGGAGAATCTGCAAAGGTTGCTTTGGGGATTTTTATGGTCCACATGGCGACTATTACAATTTTAATTTTGTTCGGTCTTTGGAGTTTTATTACGCAGTTTTCAACTACTTTCGATAATCTCACTCACAGTATGCCTGGTGATCCATGGTACTTTGCTTTGGGAAAAGGATATTTGGTTGCCCTGCTCGGCATAAGCGGATTTGAAAGCTCAGCAAATTACATTGAGGAACAGCGTCCAGGGGTTTTCGATAAAACACTAAAAAACATGTGGCTTGCTGTGACAGTTATCAATCCCTTGATTTGTATTCTAGCACTGGGCGTGCTTCCGATGTCAGCCATTATAAGTGACAAAACAAATTTATTGGCACGACTTGGTGCAGACAGCGGTTCTACATGGTTTGGATATTGGGTGGGAATAAATGCATTTTTGGTTCTTTCTGGTGCTGTATTAACAAGCTTTGTCGGAGTTACTGGACTTGCTAAGCGCATGGCTTTAGATCGTTGTTTGCCATTTGTATTGTTAAATGAAAATGAGCGAAGAAAAACAAACCATTGGATCATCTTGGGATTTTTTGCCATATGCGGTTCAATATTTGCGATGACGTCGGGAAACATTGATTCTCTGGCTGGAGTTTATACCCTCTCCTTTCTATCTGTTATGTTTCTGTTTGCTGTCGGGAATGCGCTGTTAAAGGTAAGGCGTGCAAAACTCCCTCGATCCACGCGAGCACATTGGGGAGCGGTTATTGTCGGTGCGGGACTCGTATTTTTAGGTTTAGTTGGCAATTTTTTTCTAAATGTTGAAGGAGCCCGCATTTTTCTAATATATTATGCAGTCACCTTTGGTGTGGTCTTACTCATTTTGATGAGAACTACGATTTTGAAATTTTTGCTCAATGCTATTCAACATTCTGTGGGACTTCTGCCTGGCACAAAACAAATTCTTAGCAAATCGCTGCAAAAAATAGTTGATCACATCAATTCCATACAAACGGTTTATTATACAAAGGGCGACAACCTATCAACCCTCAATAGAGCTGCCCAATATGTGCTTCTCAATGAGCAAAGCAAAAGACTTAAGATTGTACATGTCTACTCAGAAAAAAAGAAAATTCCGCCCTCTATTTGGTATCAGGCGAGAGTCATCGATGAGATATATCCGAATTTACGAATTGATTTAGTCTTGGTGAAGGGGATATTTTCTCCTGAACTTGTTGACGCCCTATCAAAGAGATTTGGTATTCAAAAAAATCAAATGTTTATTGGAACACCTGGAGGAAATTTCCCCCACAAAATTGAAAGTCTTGGGGGCGTTAGAGTGGTTATTTAA
- a CDS encoding HPF/RaiA family ribosome-associated protein — MKFIDSPASQALDLFVQKHAGTLVRRISKSHGRYKVSFLLRPIARKRDASVKVFKFVGNITIRGGGQLRAEEKASDPRDAALKVIRSLEKQLRRLTEKQERSRKTVGKSLKPIRELRWQIEGDAN; from the coding sequence ATGAAGTTTATTGATAGTCCAGCTTCCCAAGCCCTAGATTTATTCGTGCAAAAACATGCGGGCACGCTGGTTCGTCGAATATCGAAAAGCCATGGTAGGTATAAGGTCAGTTTTTTACTTCGGCCAATCGCCCGTAAGCGCGATGCCTCAGTAAAAGTTTTTAAGTTTGTAGGTAATATCACTATTCGTGGTGGAGGACAGCTTCGTGCCGAAGAAAAGGCATCCGATCCGCGGGACGCGGCACTTAAAGTAATTCGTTCGCTTGAAAAACAGCTTCGCCGACTGACTGAAAAACAAGAACGAAGTCGAAAAACTGTTGGCAAATCTCTTAAGCCGATTCGCGAGCTAAGATGGCAGATTGAGGGCGATGCTAATTAA